From a region of the Dehalococcoidales bacterium genome:
- a CDS encoding DUF5679 domain-containing protein: MKASAAMTMKNGKPATQGVCSTCGTKMFRIGKS; this comes from the coding sequence ATGAAGGCCAGCGCAGCCATGACGATGAAGAACGGAAAGCCGGCGACTCAGGGTGTCTGTTCCACCTGCGGTACGAAGATGTTCAGGATCGGTAAGAGCTAG